The nucleotide sequence TTACATAGCCATCTATTTCACTAACGATAGAATGCTCTTTAGGACGACGTGCTTCAAATAATTCTATAACCTTAGGCAAGCCACCAGTAATATCACGAGTTCTAACTGACTCTCTCGGCGTTCTTGTGATAACATCACCTGCATGAACCTTTTGGCCATCCTGTACATTAAGCACTGCACCAACTGGTATAAAGTAACATGCTTCCACACCACTTGAAAGTGTTATTACTTTTTCATTATCATCAAGCAGTGCAATACGAGGACGTAAATTCGCTACACCAGAGTGCAATTTCCAATCTTTTACTACTCTATTTGATATTCCTGTAGATTCATCCATCACTTCAGTGATTGAAATTCCATCTTTTAAATCCTGGTAAGATATTGTACCACTCTTTTCCGTAATAATAGGTAGTGTATACGGATCCCATTCCGCAACTTTATCACCAATTTTTACTAACTCACCCTCATTTACATAAAGTTTAGCACCATAAGGCACACTGTGCTTCAATTTTTCACTACCAAGGCTATCAATTAAGACGATTTCACAGGAACGGCTTATCACAATTTTATTTCCGTTTTTATCTATAATTATATTACTATTGTTTAATTTTATTCTAGCATTAATAGAAGCTATAATATTCGAGGATTCAACACCTCTAGTCATTACCCCACCTATATGGAAAGTACGCATCGTTAACTGAGTACCTGGCTCTCCAACAGATTGAGCAGCGATAACACCAACTGCTTCACCTATTGAAACAATTTTACCAGTTGCAAGGTCTCTTCCATAACACAAAGAACACACACCAGGACTTATTTCACAAGTTAAAGGCGATCTAATTTTTATAGCATCAAGACCTGCAATGTTGATTTGCTTTACTTTATCTTCATCAATTAATTCCCCTGCTTTTAATAATAACTCTTTGGTTACTGGGTTATACATATCATTTGCAGCTGTTCTACCCAGTACAACACTCTCTAGAGATGCAACTATAGTACTACCTTCAACTATAGCTCTTACAATAAGGCCATTTTTCGTTTTACAGTCATGTTTTGTAACTATGCAATTTTGAGATACATCAACCAAGCGACGAGTTAAGTATCCAGAATTTGCAGTTTTAAGTGCAGTATCAGCTAAACCTTTACGCGCACCGTGAGTAGAATTAAAGTATTCAAATACATTTAATCCTTCGCGAAAATTAGAAATTATAGGTGTTTCTATAATTTCACCAGAAGGTTTGGTCATTAACCCTCGCATTCCTGCTAACTGCTTCATCTGGGAAGTAGAACCTCTTGCACCGGAGCTAACCATCATATATATTGAATTGTACTTACTATTTTCATCATACACAGATATCGCTTTTAACATATCATTCGCTATTATATCTGTGCACTTAGACCACTCATCTATAACTTTATTATACCTCTCACTTTTAGTGATTAGTCCGTCTTGATACTGTGCAGAAAATTTCTTAATTTCACCCCTTGTATAATCAACGTGTGTAGCTTTAGTTTCAGGTATGACCATATCGCAACGACTAAAAGAAGTACCAGAAAATGTAGCATACTCAAAGCCAAGTGTCATCAATTTATCAGAAAATACCACTGTAGCACTTTGACCGCAGCTACGATATACTAAATCAACAATGCTAGTTATTTCCTTAACTGTTAATACCTGATTTATTAAATCGAAGCTTAGATTCTCATGTTTAGGAAAAATCTGCCATAATATTAAACGTCCAGGAGTTGTAAAAATAATTTTATACTGAATGTTTCCATCGCTATTGATGTATTCCATTTTGTACTTTATACGAGAATGAATATGTAAAGTACCGTTGTTTAAGGAATGCTCAACTTCACAAAAAGCACAGAAAAGTGGTAAATCATCCTCCTTAAGTTGCTGTAAAGTTAGGTAGTATATACCAAGCACTATATCTTTACTAGGAACTATGATCGGTCTTCCATTAGAAGGACTTAAAACGTTATTAATTGACATCATCAACACTCTAGCTTCAAGTTGAGCTTCCAATGAAATTGGCACATGTACCGCCATTTGATCACCATCAAAGTCAGCGTTAAATGCTGTACAAACAAGTGGATGAAGTTGTATTGCTTTACCTTCAATAAGGACTGGCTCAAAAGCCTGAATACCAAGCCTATGTAGCGTAGGCGCTCTATTTAGCAAAACAGGATGCTCTTTTATTACTTCTTCAAGCATATCCCAGACTTCTGGCTTTTCTGCTCTTATTAACTTACTAGCAAATTTAATAGTTGGAGCCATTCCATATATTTTAAGCCTTGAGTAAACAAAAGGTTTGAATAACTCAAGAGCCATTCTTTTCGGTAATCCACACTGATTTAGTTTCAAAGTTGGACCAACAACTATTACAGAACGTCCAGAGTAATCTACCCTTTTTCCTAAAAGATTCTGACGGAAACGACCTTGCTTTCCTTTCAGCATATCGCTAATAGACTTTTTATATCCAGTAGCGCCAGCTTTATTTACTAGAGTATTACGACGACTATTATCAAAAAGAGAATCAACTGCCTCTTGTAACATTCTTTTCTCATTACGAATCATAATCTCAGGAGGATTTAAACTTAACAATTTTCTCAATCTATTATTTCTATTAATAATAGTTCTATAATGATGATTTAAATCAGAAACTGCAGGTCGACCACTTTCAAGCGATACCAAGGGACGCAAGTCAGGTGGTAAAATAGGTATAGCTGTAAGTATCATCCACTCAGGTCTGTTTCCAGACTTGATAAAATTTTCAACAATACGTAATCTCTTTATAATTTTCTTTCTTCTTATTTCAGAAGCAACAGACTCTAACTCCTGTCTTAAATTCTTCCTAATTTCATGTAAATCAAGGCGTGTTAGCAATTCTCTTATAGCTTCAACACCTTGCATAGCTATAAAGCTATCGACCCCATAGCTATCTTTAGCTTCATTATAAGCTTTCTCACTAATAATTTCACCTTTTTCAAAAGAGGAAACAAGAGGATCTATTACAACATAATTATCACTATATAAAATACTTTCGATATCTCTAAGAGACATATCTAATAATGCTCCAATCCTTGAAGGAAGTGACTTCAAAAACCATATATGAGCAACAGGAGATGCAAGCTCTATATGACCCATTTTTTCTCTTCTTACTTTAGAAGATGTAACTTCTACTCCACATTTTTCGCATATACGGCCCCTATGTCTTCTTTTTTTGTACTTTCCACATAAACATTCATCATCATTGACAGGACCAAAAACTTTAGGACAAAATAATCCACCTTTCTCAACTTTGAATGTACGGTAGTTTGCAGTTGAAACATCCGTTATCTCTCCATAAGACATACGTTTAATACTTTCAGGGCTAGCAATGGAAATGCTAACCTCATTAAAAGATTGTGCGATATTAGTATGAGATATATCTTCAATTACTATGTCATTTTGCTTCAAATCCACATTAAAACACAAGGAACGCAACTCTTTTATCATGACATTAAAGGATTCAGGAATTCCACATTCAAAGTTACTGTCACCTTTTATTACCGATTCATAAATCTTAACCCTGCCATTAATGTCATCAGACTTCACAGTTAACATTTCCTGCAAAGTGTAAGCAGCACCGTAGGCTTGCAATGCCCAACATTCCATTTCACCAAAACGCTGACCACCAAAATGAGACTTTCCTCCAAGAGGTTGTTGAGTAACTAAGCTATAAGGTCCTACTGAACGCGCATGAATTTTACCATCTACTAAGTGATGCAACTTAAGCATGTACATGTAACCAACTGTAACTTTGCGATCAAACTTCTCACCCGAGCAACCATCATATAATACAACTTGCCCAGAGTTATCCAATCCAGCAAGTTCAAATAGCTTTACTATTTGTTCATCTTTTGGACCTTCAAATACAGGTGCAGTAACAGGAATGCCATTACGCAACTTATACGCAAATTCAATGAGGTGATTATCATTAATATCGCGAATGTTATTACAAATAGATAAATTACTGCCACAACTATAAACCTCAATCAGGAAGTGACGTAAACTACTGTGTGCATCTTTACAAGAGTTAAAATAATTCTCTACTAATGTAGTCAATTCATTATTTAATTCATCCTTATTAGGCGTGTCTAAAATAGAAGCCGTTATTTCATCATCATTAATATCCTCAAATTTTTTATTATCAAGATATAATGCTGCAAATTTTACAAAATCATCATCACTGAGAGATCTAATTGCCTCACAAAAAGCACGTTTGATTTTATTGATCTCATCAAGAATATTGCCTACTTTTTCTCCTAATTTTTTACAAGCCCAACCTACATGCGTTTCCAATATTTGCCCTACATTCATTCGTGAAGGAACGCCAAGAGGGTTAAGAATAATATCAATAGGAGTACCATCTTCTAAATAAGGCATATCTTCTACTGGAACAACTCGAGAAATCACACCTTTATTTCCATGTCTACCAGCCATTTTATCCCC is from Wolbachia endosymbiont (group B) of Hofmannophila pseudospretella and encodes:
- a CDS encoding DNA-directed RNA polymerase subunit beta/beta', which encodes MVDSSYMCASSAFVPRVSYSRSIDLKDSLLDLVKVQKGSYNSFTPNNESNERLKAIFHTIFPISDPLHRATIEFLNCRVDDLKYSESECIKRGITFSAQVIASIRLVIMQDGISLEKYQEIKEGDDHSKLATVIKSAEEQEVRFCELPMMTDKGTFIINGVEKVIVSQMHRSPGVFFDSDKGKTYNSGKLIYSARVIPYRGSWLDIEFDVKDHLYFRIDRKRKLPISVLLKALGLSNNDILSRFYEKIEYIKHKSGWKVPFFPDKFKGVRLPFDLKNVEGNVLLKANVRITSKLAKNLYDNGLKEYLIPYDSICGLFLAEDLIDSASSTKILSAGESIKLEDIKKLELLSIDKISVLNIDNVSVGPYILNTLFLDGNMSYENALYEIYKVLRPGEVPVLKIVEEFFRNLFFSLEYYDLSNIGRLKLNSCLGLNYEENLTTLTHEDIIEIIRKIVLLRDGQGSVDDIDHLANRRVRSVGEFIENQFRTGLLKLGRAVVDSMSTSSLDKVSPSDFINPKVLTNVLRDFFNSSQLSQFMDQTNPLSEITHKRRLSALGPGGLTRERAGFEVRDVHPTHYGRICPIETPEGQNIGLINSLAIYARINKYGFIESPYKKVVNKVVTDQIEYLSAIDEGLYYIADTSAKLDENNCFVDDMLYCRYSGTFVMVNSNQVSYIDLSPKQVISVAASLIPFLENDDANRALMGSNMQRQAVPLLKPTAPLVATGMESFVASGSGAVVLAKRGGIVDSSDSNSIVIRAFDKEGINYLDVDIYHLRKFQRSNHNTCINQKPLVHVGDCVKEGDVIADGPAINSGELALGQNLLVAFMSWQGYNFEDSIIISSEVVKKDLFTSIHIEEFECVVHDTPLGSEKITRAIPGVNEENLYHLDDSGIVKVGTRVGPGYILVGKVTPKHSLSLPPETKLLMTIFGEKSFDCVDSSLYTSPDIEGIVIDVQVFTRRGEEENERAFLIKQKEANDFEKERDHIINVINQYFYDELRKILINSGSQDRESINFIEREGWWDIGLKNQSISKQVENLKKDFDEKVSHAITNFKRKVEKLHEGYDLPQGVSMSVKVFIAVKHSLQPGDKMAGRHGNKGVISRVVPVEDMPYLEDGTPIDIILNPLGVPSRMNVGQILETHVGWACKKLGEKVGNILDEINKIKRAFCEAIRSLSDDDFVKFAALYLDNKKFEDINDDEITASILDTPNKDELNNELTTLVENYFNSCKDAHSSLRHFLIEVYSCGSNLSICNNIRDINDNHLIEFAYKLRNGIPVTAPVFEGPKDEQIVKLFELAGLDNSGQVVLYDGCSGEKFDRKVTVGYMYMLKLHHLVDGKIHARSVGPYSLVTQQPLGGKSHFGGQRFGEMECWALQAYGAAYTLQEMLTVKSDDINGRVKIYESVIKGDSNFECGIPESFNVMIKELRSLCFNVDLKQNDIVIEDISHTNIAQSFNEVSISIASPESIKRMSYGEITDVSTANYRTFKVEKGGLFCPKVFGPVNDDECLCGKYKKRRHRGRICEKCGVEVTSSKVRREKMGHIELASPVAHIWFLKSLPSRIGALLDMSLRDIESILYSDNYVVIDPLVSSFEKGEIISEKAYNEAKDSYGVDSFIAMQGVEAIRELLTRLDLHEIRKNLRQELESVASEIRRKKIIKRLRIVENFIKSGNRPEWMILTAIPILPPDLRPLVSLESGRPAVSDLNHHYRTIINRNNRLRKLLSLNPPEIMIRNEKRMLQEAVDSLFDNSRRNTLVNKAGATGYKKSISDMLKGKQGRFRQNLLGKRVDYSGRSVIVVGPTLKLNQCGLPKRMALELFKPFVYSRLKIYGMAPTIKFASKLIRAEKPEVWDMLEEVIKEHPVLLNRAPTLHRLGIQAFEPVLIEGKAIQLHPLVCTAFNADFDGDQMAVHVPISLEAQLEARVLMMSINNVLSPSNGRPIIVPSKDIVLGIYYLTLQQLKEDDLPLFCAFCEVEHSLNNGTLHIHSRIKYKMEYINSDGNIQYKIIFTTPGRLILWQIFPKHENLSFDLINQVLTVKEITSIVDLVYRSCGQSATVVFSDKLMTLGFEYATFSGTSFSRCDMVIPETKATHVDYTRGEIKKFSAQYQDGLITKSERYNKVIDEWSKCTDIIANDMLKAISVYDENSKYNSIYMMVSSGARGSTSQMKQLAGMRGLMTKPSGEIIETPIISNFREGLNVFEYFNSTHGARKGLADTALKTANSGYLTRRLVDVSQNCIVTKHDCKTKNGLIVRAIVEGSTIVASLESVVLGRTAANDMYNPVTKELLLKAGELIDEDKVKQINIAGLDAIKIRSPLTCEISPGVCSLCYGRDLATGKIVSIGEAVGVIAAQSVGEPGTQLTMRTFHIGGVMTRGVESSNIIASINARIKLNNSNIIIDKNGNKIVISRSCEIVLIDSLGSEKLKHSVPYGAKLYVNEGELVKIGDKVAEWDPYTLPIITEKSGTISYQDLKDGISITEVMDESTGISNRVVKDWKLHSGVANLRPRIALLDDNEKVITLSSGVEACYFIPVGAVLNVQDGQKVHAGDVITRTPRESVRTRDITGGLPKVIELFEARRPKEHSIVSEIDGYVMFSEKDRRGKRSIVIKPVDEQASPVEYLVSRSKHVIVNEGDFVRKGDLLMDGDPDLHDILRVLGLEALAHYMISEIQQVYRLQGVRIDNKHLEVILKQMLQKVEITDPGDTMYLIGENIDRLEIDRENDAMNNSGKRPAHYLPILQGITRASLETNSFISAASFQETTKVLTEAAFCGKSDPLSGLKENVIVGRLIPAGTGLVMNKVKALSLCENIDKYEKYFDIETYDEKLLSDNSYQLHSDEEESVVASHYDQSN